One region of Microbacterium rhizosphaerae genomic DNA includes:
- a CDS encoding carbohydrate ABC transporter permease, with protein sequence MFLAPFAILFAIVFLVPIAVSVRSSLFAQVSSGGGLYGGGAQVDAFVGLANFAAAIGNSAFWVGMGRVVLYAVIQIPVMIIAALALALLLDSFIVRRPALFRLSFFLPYAVPGIIAAMMWLYLYTPQVSPLMKFLPAGVDLTAPGTILFSMANMTTWTYTGYNMLIFLAALQAVPRELYEAARIDGASGFQVATRIKVPLVRGAALLAVLLSIIGTVQLFNEPMVMQTANAWMGKDYTPMMLTYNSMMGEVSPSGSGPASAYSLLMALIAGVLAIVYALLQRRKGDA encoded by the coding sequence ATGTTCCTCGCCCCCTTCGCGATCCTCTTCGCGATCGTCTTCCTCGTGCCGATCGCGGTCTCCGTCCGCTCGTCGCTGTTCGCTCAGGTCTCATCCGGCGGCGGCCTGTACGGCGGCGGCGCGCAGGTCGACGCCTTCGTCGGCCTCGCCAACTTCGCCGCCGCGATCGGGAACAGCGCGTTCTGGGTCGGCATGGGTCGCGTGGTGCTGTACGCCGTCATCCAGATCCCCGTCATGATCATCGCGGCCCTCGCCCTGGCGCTGCTGCTGGACTCGTTCATCGTGCGCCGTCCGGCGCTGTTCCGGCTCTCCTTCTTCCTGCCTTACGCGGTTCCGGGCATCATCGCCGCGATGATGTGGCTCTACCTGTACACGCCGCAGGTGTCGCCGCTCATGAAATTCCTCCCCGCGGGCGTCGACCTCACCGCCCCGGGGACGATCCTCTTCTCGATGGCCAATATGACGACGTGGACCTACACCGGGTACAACATGCTGATCTTCCTGGCCGCGCTCCAAGCCGTGCCGCGCGAGCTCTACGAGGCCGCACGAATCGATGGCGCGAGCGGGTTCCAGGTCGCGACGCGGATCAAGGTGCCGCTCGTGCGCGGCGCAGCGCTGCTCGCCGTGCTCCTGTCGATCATCGGCACGGTCCAGCTCTTCAACGAGCCGATGGTGATGCAGACCGCGAATGCCTGGATGGGCAAGGACTACACGCCGATGATGCTCACCTACAACTCGATGATGGGCGAGGTCTCGCCATCCGGCAGCGGCCCCGCTTCCGCATACTCGCTGCTGATGGCGCTGATCGCGGGCGTGCTGGCGATCGTGTACGCGCTGCTGCAGCGACGCAAGGGGGATGCATGA
- a CDS encoding LacI family DNA-binding transcriptional regulator codes for MSPRQPDKSPSQVDVARLAGVSTQTVSRVISGQGSVRPETARRVMAVVDQLGYRVHAAAASLASGRTRLLGLLLVSTDRYSSAALSVGIERAAAANGYTVTTAAVADHASSEAFLEAFDRLERQGAEGVVIGVPVELDRPAMRMRMERTPSIRSERVSLADDAPLAVDQRAIARLAVEHLLDLGHETVWHVSGDEYWLESQQRREAWEQTLKDRGIIPPPVIPGDWTPESGYRAGRTIAAIPHATAVFVSSDEMAFGLIRALHEAGRTVPDDISVVSVDDIALAAYASPALTTVRQPFEALGRAATLRLIAQIEGRETVGDLPQTDPTLVVRASTAPPRAPGTTT; via the coding sequence ATGTCTCCCCGCCAGCCAGACAAGTCTCCGAGCCAGGTCGACGTCGCCCGCCTCGCGGGTGTCTCGACGCAGACCGTGTCGCGCGTGATCTCCGGTCAGGGAAGCGTGCGCCCGGAGACCGCGCGCCGCGTCATGGCCGTCGTCGACCAGCTCGGCTACCGCGTGCACGCGGCCGCCGCATCCCTCGCGTCCGGCCGCACACGCCTGCTGGGCCTCCTGCTGGTTTCGACCGACCGCTACTCGTCCGCCGCGCTCAGCGTGGGGATCGAGCGTGCGGCCGCTGCGAACGGCTACACGGTCACAACGGCTGCCGTGGCCGACCATGCATCCAGCGAGGCGTTCTTGGAGGCATTCGACCGGCTCGAGCGTCAAGGCGCGGAAGGCGTCGTCATCGGCGTTCCCGTCGAGCTCGATCGGCCCGCGATGCGGATGCGCATGGAGCGCACCCCGTCGATCCGCAGCGAGCGGGTATCTCTCGCGGATGACGCGCCCCTCGCCGTCGACCAGCGCGCGATCGCGCGTCTGGCCGTCGAGCATCTGCTCGATCTCGGCCACGAGACCGTCTGGCACGTGTCCGGCGACGAGTATTGGCTCGAGTCGCAGCAGCGCCGCGAGGCATGGGAGCAGACGCTCAAGGATCGCGGCATCATTCCGCCGCCGGTCATCCCCGGCGACTGGACCCCGGAATCCGGCTACCGCGCCGGGCGCACGATCGCCGCCATTCCGCATGCCACGGCGGTATTCGTCTCGAGCGACGAGATGGCATTCGGCCTCATCCGCGCCCTGCACGAGGCCGGTCGCACCGTTCCCGACGACATCTCCGTCGTGAGCGTCGACGACATCGCGCTTGCGGCGTACGCCTCGCCCGCGCTCACCACCGTCCGGCAGCCGTTCGAGGCGCTCGGCCGCGCGGCCACGCTGCGGCTCATCGCGCAGATCGAAGGCCGGGAGACCGTCGGCGACCTGCCGCAGACGGACCCGACCCTCGTCGTACGCGCATCAACGGCACCACCGCGAGCACCCGGTACTACGACATGA
- a CDS encoding glycoside hydrolase family 35 protein has product MTDILASTPVVVTSGAPALTWSPAGLRRHGREHRILSGAIHYFRVHPDLWEDRLRRLAAMGANTIDTYVPWNFHERSEGDVRFDGWQDLERFIRIAGEVGLDVFVRPSPYVCAEWSNGGIPFWLSGRSRALRTSDENFLAAVDAWYDQLIPRLVPLQAAFGGPIVAIQVENEYGSFGSDAAYLEHQREALRSRGIVEMLTTADGVRSDMVEHGSVPGAMATFTFGTGVSRAIELQRDGDALMCAELWGGWFDHWGERHHVRSAPSVRETVDELLAAGGSLSLYMAHGGTNFGLWNGANHDRVLQPTVTSYDSDAPIGEDGTLNDKFHAVREAFAVFHDGELPPIPPAPVFQVPQSVPLSRQAGLLDVVRAVAVSATTAGPLTYEELGAEDGLVAYETQVAFAEGSILTVAGLHDRATVFLDDERLGTLERDGETSLPLPTVGGSGRLTIVVESLGRINYGPLLGEGKGIMGGVLVDRRYVHGWAHRILPLDPPTVVGSAPATGGSALATVELEAPADAWLAFPGGEKGMVWLNGFLLGRYWSRGPQETLYAPAPLWRAGRNEVRVLDTDQLGGVVEIRERPSFGPTEEYIGS; this is encoded by the coding sequence ATGACCGACATACTGGCCTCGACCCCGGTCGTCGTCACCTCGGGTGCACCGGCCCTGACCTGGAGCCCGGCCGGCCTGCGCCGTCACGGCCGCGAACACCGGATCCTCTCCGGTGCCATCCATTACTTCCGTGTGCATCCCGATCTCTGGGAGGACCGCCTGCGGCGCCTGGCCGCGATGGGCGCGAACACCATCGACACCTACGTGCCCTGGAACTTCCACGAACGCAGCGAGGGCGATGTGCGGTTCGACGGCTGGCAGGATCTCGAGCGATTCATCCGGATCGCGGGCGAGGTCGGCCTCGACGTGTTCGTTCGCCCGAGCCCCTACGTGTGCGCGGAGTGGTCGAACGGCGGCATCCCGTTCTGGCTCAGCGGGCGTTCGCGCGCGCTGCGCACGAGCGACGAGAACTTCCTGGCGGCGGTGGATGCGTGGTACGACCAGCTCATCCCTCGCCTGGTACCGCTGCAGGCCGCGTTCGGCGGTCCGATCGTCGCGATCCAGGTCGAGAACGAATACGGATCGTTCGGCAGCGACGCCGCCTACCTCGAGCATCAGCGCGAGGCGCTGCGCTCGCGGGGCATCGTCGAGATGCTGACGACAGCCGACGGTGTCAGGTCGGACATGGTCGAGCACGGCAGTGTTCCCGGCGCGATGGCGACCTTCACGTTTGGCACAGGCGTCTCCCGAGCGATCGAACTCCAGCGCGATGGTGACGCACTCATGTGCGCGGAGCTGTGGGGCGGGTGGTTCGACCACTGGGGCGAACGCCATCACGTGCGCTCGGCGCCGAGTGTGCGCGAGACCGTCGACGAGCTCCTCGCGGCGGGCGGATCTCTGAGCCTCTACATGGCCCACGGGGGCACGAACTTCGGCCTGTGGAACGGCGCGAACCACGATCGCGTCCTCCAGCCGACGGTCACGAGCTACGACTCGGACGCTCCCATCGGCGAGGACGGCACGCTGAACGACAAGTTCCACGCGGTGCGCGAGGCGTTCGCGGTGTTCCACGATGGCGAGCTGCCACCCATCCCGCCCGCGCCGGTGTTCCAGGTCCCCCAGTCGGTCCCGTTGTCGCGCCAGGCGGGCCTGCTCGACGTCGTGCGTGCCGTCGCCGTGTCGGCGACGACCGCGGGGCCGCTGACCTACGAAGAGCTCGGCGCCGAGGACGGCCTGGTCGCGTACGAGACGCAGGTCGCGTTCGCGGAGGGATCGATCCTGACGGTCGCGGGATTGCACGACCGGGCGACGGTGTTCCTGGATGACGAGCGCCTGGGAACCCTCGAGCGCGACGGCGAGACCTCGCTCCCGCTTCCCACCGTCGGCGGGTCGGGGCGTCTGACGATCGTCGTCGAGAGCCTCGGGCGCATCAACTACGGACCGCTGCTGGGCGAGGGCAAGGGCATCATGGGCGGGGTGCTCGTCGACCGACGCTATGTGCACGGGTGGGCGCACCGCATCCTTCCCCTCGATCCGCCCACGGTCGTGGGCTCGGCACCCGCGACGGGCGGGTCTGCCCTCGCAACCGTCGAGCTGGAGGCGCCTGCCGACGCGTGGCTCGCCTTCCCCGGCGGCGAGAAGGGCATGGTCTGGCTGAACGGGTTCCTCCTCGGCCGGTACTGGAGCAGGGGCCCCCAGGAGACGCTCTACGCCCCGGCCCCCCTGTGGCGCGCGGGGCGCAACGAGGTTCGCGTTCTCGACACCGACCAGCTCGGCGGAGTCGTCGAGATCCGGGAGCGGCCGTCCTTCGGACCGACTGAGGAGTACATCGGGTCCTGA
- a CDS encoding carbohydrate ABC transporter permease, producing the protein MMTSTLETRAVVSAYGSRRPRRPQGVDALPSSIAPGPVARTFGIIALVVATLYFLVPVYWLAVASTKSNADLTTSFGFWFANWNLATNYDKLMAWTQGLYWHWLGNSIAYSTAAGVIGTLVAVMAGYAIAKFAFPGKRIAVGVIMAGLLLPVAILTIPLYIEFHSLGLTNTVWAIIIPSAVSPFGVFLGMVYAESSVPTELLEAARIDGAGEIRIFFTIVLRLLAPAMVTIFLFVFVATWNNFLLPLMMISSPELKPVTLGLYGMMSYFAPDKGAVMLGALLGVIPLVILFFSLQRYWRSGLAAGAVKG; encoded by the coding sequence ATGATGACCTCGACCCTCGAGACCCGCGCCGTCGTCTCGGCATACGGGTCGCGTCGCCCTCGCAGGCCGCAGGGCGTGGATGCTCTGCCGTCATCGATCGCGCCGGGCCCGGTCGCGCGGACCTTCGGGATCATCGCGCTCGTGGTCGCGACCCTGTACTTCCTGGTGCCGGTGTACTGGCTCGCCGTCGCCTCCACGAAGAGCAACGCCGACCTGACCACCAGTTTCGGCTTCTGGTTCGCGAACTGGAACCTCGCGACGAACTACGACAAGCTCATGGCCTGGACGCAGGGCCTGTACTGGCACTGGCTGGGGAACTCGATCGCGTACTCGACCGCCGCCGGCGTGATCGGGACGCTCGTCGCCGTGATGGCCGGATACGCGATCGCGAAGTTCGCATTCCCGGGCAAGCGCATCGCGGTCGGAGTGATCATGGCTGGGCTGCTCCTGCCCGTGGCGATCCTGACGATCCCGCTGTACATCGAGTTCCACTCGCTCGGGCTGACGAACACGGTGTGGGCGATCATCATCCCGTCCGCGGTCTCGCCGTTCGGCGTCTTCCTCGGCATGGTCTACGCCGAGTCCTCGGTGCCGACGGAGCTGCTCGAAGCGGCGCGCATCGACGGGGCGGGCGAGATCCGCATCTTCTTCACGATCGTGTTGCGCCTGCTCGCGCCCGCGATGGTGACGATCTTCCTGTTCGTGTTCGTCGCCACCTGGAACAATTTCCTGCTGCCCCTGATGATGATCTCGAGCCCCGAGCTCAAGCCCGTCACGCTCGGCCTCTACGGGATGATGAGCTACTTCGCGCCCGACAAGGGCGCGGTGATGCTCGGAGCACTGCTCGGCGTCATCCCGCTCGTCATCCTGTTCTTCTCGCTCCAGCGCTACTGGCGCTCGGGGCTCGCGGCCGGCGCCGTCAAGGGCTGA
- a CDS encoding SDR family oxidoreductase produces MVRTNVVTGSASGIGKATKELLVERGQRVIGVDIANADVCVDLSTVDGRSRLVDEVRDLSGGSVDAVFAIAGLATPTPSTVAVNYFGTVATLEGLRPLLAQSPAPRAVLVSSMAALFPPDEALLDALLAGDESAALARAVQLAENPDTGGLIYGTAKRALSRWVRRTAPRPEWAGASIPLNAIAPGVVLTPMTADLTASDEARQQLAQLVPMPLNGFFEPRDAAELLVWLASEQNAHLCGQIIYIDGGSDAVMRGDSVW; encoded by the coding sequence ATGGTCCGAACGAATGTGGTCACCGGGTCCGCAAGCGGCATCGGCAAGGCGACGAAGGAGCTCCTCGTCGAGCGCGGGCAGCGTGTCATCGGCGTCGACATCGCGAATGCGGATGTCTGCGTAGACCTCAGCACGGTCGATGGGCGCAGCCGACTCGTCGATGAGGTCCGCGATCTGTCGGGAGGGAGCGTGGATGCCGTGTTCGCCATCGCGGGTCTTGCCACGCCGACACCGTCGACGGTCGCGGTGAACTACTTCGGGACCGTCGCGACGCTCGAAGGCCTTCGGCCGCTGCTCGCGCAGTCGCCCGCGCCGCGCGCCGTCCTCGTGTCGTCGATGGCCGCTCTCTTCCCGCCGGACGAGGCGCTTCTGGATGCGCTGCTCGCGGGGGATGAATCGGCGGCTCTCGCGCGAGCCGTCCAGCTCGCGGAGAATCCGGACACGGGCGGCCTCATCTACGGCACGGCGAAGCGCGCGCTCTCGCGCTGGGTGCGTCGGACCGCCCCCCGTCCCGAATGGGCGGGCGCCTCGATCCCGCTGAACGCCATCGCACCCGGTGTGGTGCTCACCCCGATGACCGCCGACCTCACCGCCAGCGACGAGGCCCGGCAGCAGCTCGCCCAGTTGGTTCCCATGCCACTGAACGGCTTCTTCGAGCCCCGTGACGCCGCCGAACTGCTCGTCTGGCTCGCGAGTGAGCAGAACGCCCACCTGTGCGGCCAGATCATCTACATCGACGGCGGGTCGGATGCCGTCATGCGCGGCGACTCGGTCTGGTAG
- a CDS encoding aldehyde dehydrogenase family protein, translating to MSQTDTPTLLDSVTVPVEQGRAIPDAATRETIGYAPVHTVADLDAAIASARAAQPAWSALGHAQRSRILNSIADEIEANAEELAVLLSREQGKPLNGPNARFEVGACAVWTRDAADTVLEPEVVFEAEDSRAEIHYDALGVVGAIGPWNWPMMISVWQIAPSLRMGNTVVVKPSEYTPLSVLALVEIFNRHLPAGVLTAVSGDREVGAALAAHPGLDKIMFTGSTATGRRIVESSAHNLARLTLELGGNDAGIVLPGTDVAAIADDLFWGCFINTGQTCAALKRLYVHDSVYDEVVDTLAGMAAAVPMGGGLDEGNVLGPLQNEKQFEIVSRLVEDARARGARVVVGGEPATDLGPLFYRATVVADIEDGASLVDEEQFGPAIPVIKYTDLDDAVRRANASQQGLGASVWSSDPDEAVEVATRLQAGTVWINQHGALNPHIPFGGTKQSGYGQEFGVAGLKAVAAPKVISR from the coding sequence ATGTCCCAGACCGACACCCCTACCCTTCTCGACTCCGTCACCGTGCCTGTCGAGCAGGGTCGTGCCATCCCCGATGCCGCCACCCGCGAAACGATCGGCTACGCACCTGTCCACACCGTCGCCGACCTCGATGCCGCCATCGCGTCGGCCCGCGCCGCGCAACCCGCGTGGAGCGCGCTCGGACACGCCCAACGGTCCCGCATCCTCAACTCGATCGCGGATGAGATCGAGGCGAACGCCGAGGAGCTTGCTGTGCTGCTCTCGCGGGAGCAGGGCAAGCCCCTCAACGGGCCCAACGCCCGCTTCGAGGTCGGGGCTTGCGCCGTGTGGACTCGGGATGCGGCTGATACCGTGCTCGAGCCAGAGGTCGTCTTCGAGGCCGAGGACTCCCGCGCCGAGATCCACTACGACGCGCTCGGCGTCGTCGGCGCCATCGGCCCCTGGAACTGGCCGATGATGATCTCGGTCTGGCAGATCGCCCCGAGCCTGCGCATGGGCAACACGGTCGTGGTCAAACCGAGCGAGTACACGCCGCTGTCGGTGCTCGCGCTCGTCGAGATCTTCAACCGCCACCTTCCGGCCGGCGTGCTCACGGCGGTCAGCGGCGACCGGGAGGTCGGTGCCGCGTTGGCCGCGCACCCCGGACTCGACAAGATCATGTTCACGGGCTCGACCGCGACGGGCCGCCGGATCGTGGAGTCCTCGGCGCACAACCTCGCGCGCCTGACGCTCGAGCTCGGCGGCAATGACGCCGGCATCGTGCTTCCCGGAACAGACGTCGCAGCCATCGCCGACGACCTCTTCTGGGGCTGCTTCATCAACACCGGCCAGACCTGCGCGGCGCTCAAGCGCCTGTACGTCCACGACTCCGTGTACGACGAGGTCGTCGACACTCTCGCCGGGATGGCCGCGGCTGTGCCGATGGGCGGCGGCCTCGACGAGGGCAACGTCCTCGGCCCCCTGCAGAACGAGAAGCAGTTCGAGATCGTGTCGCGGCTCGTCGAGGACGCCCGCGCCCGCGGCGCGCGAGTCGTCGTCGGCGGTGAACCCGCAACCGACCTCGGGCCGTTGTTCTACCGGGCGACGGTGGTCGCAGACATCGAGGACGGCGCATCCCTCGTCGACGAGGAGCAGTTCGGACCAGCCATCCCTGTCATCAAGTACACCGACCTGGATGATGCGGTGCGACGCGCCAACGCCTCACAGCAGGGCCTCGGGGCTTCGGTCTGGTCGAGCGATCCGGACGAGGCCGTCGAGGTCGCGACGCGCCTGCAGGCGGGAACCGTATGGATCAACCAGCACGGTGCTCTCAACCCGCACATCCCCTTCGGCGGCACGAAGCAGTCCGGCTACGGGCAGGAATTCGGGGTCGCCGGACTCAAAGCCGTCGCGGCGCCCAAAGTCATCAGCCGGTAG